The proteins below come from a single Ictalurus punctatus breed USDA103 chromosome 24, Coco_2.0, whole genome shotgun sequence genomic window:
- the h3f3a gene encoding H3 histone, family 3A: MARTKQTARKSTGGKAPRKQLATKAARKSAPSTGGVKKPHRYRPGTVALREIRRYQKSTELLIRKLPFQRLVREIAQDFKTDLRFQSAAIGALQEASEAYLVGLFEDTNLCAIHAKRVTIMPKDIQLARRIRGERA, encoded by the exons ATGGCTCGTACCAAGCAGACTGCGCGTAAATCTACTGGTGGGAAAGCGCCCAGGAAACAACTGGCTACTAAAGCAGCGAGGAAGAGCGCGCCCTCTACTGGTGGAGTCAAGAAACCTCACCGATACAG GCCTGGGACTGTCGCTCTGAGAGAGATTCGTCGTTACCAGAAGTCAACAGAGTTGCTTATTCGCAAGTTGCCGTTTCAGCGCCTGGTCAGAGAAATCGCACAGGATTTCAAAACTGACTTGAGGTTCCAGAGCGCAGCCATCGGTGCTCTTCAG GAAGCAAGTGAGGCTTACCTTGTTGGCCTGTTTGAAGACACTAACCTGTGTGCCATTCACGCCAAGAGGGTCACAATCATGCCCAAGGACATCCAACTGGCAAGGCGAATCCGAGGGGAGCGAGCATAA